The following proteins are co-located in the Lacticaseibacillus paracasei subsp. paracasei genome:
- the secA gene encoding preprotein translocase subunit SecA — translation MANILRKWVESDKREIARLGKIADKVQQYEDEYAALSDEQLKANTPKLKDRLAAGATLDDILPEAFATAREGAKRVLGLFPFRVQIIGGIVLHEGNIAEMKTGEGKTLTATMPVYLNALTGKGVHVVTVNEYLSTRDATEMGELYNWLGLSVGLNLNSKNSDEKREAYNCDITYSTNSELGFDYLRDNMVVYKEQMVQRPLNFAIVDEVDSILIDEARTPLIISGGAEKTTGLYIRADRFVKTLKAETDYKIDWPTKTISLTESGIRKAEKNFGLDNLYDTENTALTHHIDQALRANYIMLKDIDYMVSDGEVLIVDQFTGRAMEGRRYSDGLHQAIEAKEGVQIQDENKTMANITYQNFFRMYTKLAGMTGTAKTEQEEFREIYNMEVISVPTNKPVIRVDSPDVLYPTLDAKFNAVVEDIKARHEKGQPMLIGTVAIESSERLSKQLDEAKIPHTVLNAKNHFKEAEIIMNAGQRGAVTIATNMAGRGTDIKLGPGVTELGGLAVIGTERHESRRIDNQLRGRSGRQGDPGSTQFYLSLEDDLMKRFGSDRIKAMLDRFKVADDDQVIQSRMISRQVESAQKRVEGNNYDTRKNTLQYDDVMREQREVIYKQRQQVINEQETLKPVLMAMINRTITRIVQTHTQGDQKDWNLDALYAWVTANMIDPEKFKRSQLDGKSQDELIGLLAEMAETNFQQKNKQLGDDAQMLEFEKVVVLRVVDSAWTDHIDAMDQLRQSIGLRGYGQMNPLVEYQEEGYRMFEEMIASIDDDVTRLFMKAEIRQNIRR, via the coding sequence ATGGCCAATATTCTTAGAAAATGGGTCGAAAGCGATAAGCGAGAAATCGCGCGCCTAGGCAAAATTGCTGATAAGGTTCAGCAATATGAAGATGAGTATGCAGCATTATCTGATGAACAATTAAAAGCAAACACACCAAAATTAAAAGATCGTCTCGCAGCTGGTGCTACCCTTGATGACATTCTGCCAGAAGCCTTTGCGACTGCGCGGGAAGGTGCCAAGCGTGTTTTAGGTCTATTCCCGTTCCGAGTCCAAATTATTGGCGGGATTGTGTTGCATGAAGGCAACATTGCGGAGATGAAGACCGGTGAAGGGAAAACTTTAACCGCAACCATGCCTGTTTATTTGAACGCACTCACTGGTAAAGGTGTTCATGTTGTCACGGTCAATGAGTACCTGTCAACCCGTGATGCCACGGAAATGGGCGAGCTATACAACTGGCTTGGCTTGAGCGTAGGGTTAAACCTCAATTCCAAGAACAGTGATGAAAAACGAGAAGCTTATAATTGCGACATTACCTATTCCACGAACAGTGAACTCGGGTTTGACTATCTGCGTGACAACATGGTTGTTTACAAAGAGCAGATGGTTCAGCGGCCACTGAATTTTGCAATCGTCGATGAAGTTGACTCTATTTTGATTGATGAGGCGCGAACCCCATTGATCATTTCTGGCGGCGCAGAAAAAACAACCGGTCTCTACATTCGTGCCGATCGGTTTGTCAAGACGCTAAAAGCGGAGACCGATTACAAGATCGACTGGCCAACGAAGACAATCTCGTTAACTGAAAGCGGCATCCGGAAGGCTGAAAAGAATTTCGGACTGGATAATCTGTATGACACCGAAAATACGGCCTTAACGCATCATATTGATCAGGCCTTGCGGGCTAATTACATCATGCTCAAGGATATCGATTACATGGTTTCCGATGGTGAAGTCCTCATTGTTGATCAGTTTACTGGCCGAGCAATGGAAGGTCGCCGATATTCTGACGGCTTGCATCAGGCGATTGAAGCCAAAGAAGGCGTCCAAATTCAGGACGAAAATAAGACGATGGCTAACATCACTTATCAAAACTTCTTCCGGATGTACACAAAGTTGGCCGGGATGACTGGGACCGCAAAGACCGAGCAAGAAGAATTCCGAGAAATTTATAACATGGAAGTCATCTCTGTTCCGACCAACAAGCCAGTTATCCGGGTTGACTCCCCTGACGTGCTGTACCCGACGTTAGATGCTAAGTTCAACGCGGTTGTTGAAGACATCAAAGCGCGTCATGAAAAAGGCCAGCCGATGCTGATTGGGACGGTTGCGATTGAATCGAGTGAACGGCTTAGTAAGCAACTTGATGAAGCTAAGATTCCACATACCGTTTTGAACGCGAAGAATCACTTTAAAGAAGCAGAAATCATTATGAATGCTGGCCAACGCGGCGCTGTGACGATTGCGACGAACATGGCTGGGCGTGGTACGGATATCAAACTTGGACCTGGTGTCACCGAACTTGGCGGTTTGGCAGTTATCGGGACGGAACGCCATGAAAGTCGTCGAATTGATAATCAGTTGCGAGGCCGTTCAGGGCGTCAAGGCGATCCAGGTTCTACACAGTTTTACCTGAGCCTTGAAGATGATCTGATGAAACGCTTTGGTTCTGATCGAATTAAAGCTATGTTGGATCGCTTTAAGGTGGCGGATGATGATCAGGTGATTCAAAGTCGGATGATTTCACGGCAGGTGGAGTCAGCCCAGAAACGGGTCGAAGGGAATAACTACGACACGCGGAAGAATACGCTGCAATATGATGATGTGATGCGTGAACAACGCGAGGTCATTTACAAGCAGCGGCAGCAAGTCATCAATGAACAGGAAACGTTGAAGCCTGTCTTGATGGCTATGATCAATCGAACGATTACACGGATTGTTCAGACTCATACCCAAGGAGATCAGAAGGACTGGAACCTTGATGCCTTGTACGCTTGGGTCACTGCTAACATGATTGATCCTGAGAAATTCAAACGCAGCCAGTTAGATGGCAAGTCGCAAGACGAGTTGATCGGGTTACTGGCCGAGATGGCGGAGACCAACTTCCAGCAAAAGAATAAGCAGCTGGGCGATGACGCGCAGATGCTTGAATTCGAAAAAGTTGTTGTTTTGCGCGTGGTTGATTCTGCTTGGACCGATCATATTGATGCGATGGATCAGTTGCGGCAGTCGATCGGATTGCGCGGTTATGGTCAAATGAATCCGCTAGTCGAATATCAAGAAGAAGGCTACCGGATGTTTGAAGAAATGATTGCATCAATTGATGATGATGTGACTCGGCTGTTCATGAAAGCTGAAATCCGACAAAATATTCGCCGTTAA
- the hpf gene encoding ribosome hibernation-promoting factor, HPF/YfiA family, with the protein MLTYNVRGENIEVTEAIRSYVEKRISKLNKFFGGSVTATAHVNLKVYSDKTAKVEVTIPLSFLTLRAEETSPDLYASIDLVTDKLERQVRKFKTKINRKSREKGFGQIDIDATAPAEPKPAEDDDNLTVVRTKRVSLKPMDSQEAILQMDMLGHNFFIFEDADTNGTSIVYKRRDGRYGLIETDE; encoded by the coding sequence ATGCTCACATACAATGTTCGTGGCGAAAACATCGAAGTCACCGAGGCCATCAGAAGTTACGTGGAGAAGCGGATTAGCAAACTGAACAAGTTCTTCGGAGGTTCGGTTACTGCAACGGCACACGTCAATTTGAAGGTTTATTCCGATAAAACTGCAAAAGTTGAAGTGACCATCCCGTTGTCTTTCTTGACCCTGCGTGCTGAAGAAACCAGCCCGGATCTTTATGCCAGCATCGATCTCGTGACCGACAAGCTGGAACGGCAGGTACGCAAGTTCAAGACAAAGATCAATCGCAAGTCACGTGAAAAAGGCTTTGGCCAAATCGACATTGATGCGACTGCACCAGCTGAACCGAAACCAGCCGAAGATGATGATAATCTGACGGTTGTTCGTACTAAGCGAGTGTCGTTGAAGCCGATGGATTCGCAAGAAGCCATTCTACAGATGGATATGTTGGGGCACAACTTCTTTATCTTTGAAGATGCTGACACCAATGGCACAAGCATTGTTTATAAGCGGCGTGACGGGCGTTATGGCTTGATCGAAACCGATGAATAA
- a CDS encoding helicase-related protein, with product MNLAGAQLTENELMRLTVSNIAQATSLPALIQEHGRWCCQRCGDRKPVQLPDGRFYCSACVSLGRLTNRDLLYRFEQPHRPVGDGLLTWHGTLTPAQQKASTALQTSVTAGADHLIWAVTGAGKTEMLFPTISQMVQQGKRVAIVSPRIDVIRELAPRLRTAFATTPIAVRYGGHFDQTDSDLLLATVHQLLRFHRAFDLIVVDEVDAFPMAGTPMLHRAVQGARRGPVVYLTATPDRPLKAAMRKGLMVSRLFRRFHGHPLPVPAIRLMNFKKLPSQLPPAIVKWVRDVVATGRSCLLFVPKISWAPQIAALVQRNGLRVAGVASTDRLRAEKITAFRQRQIQVLVTTTILERGVTVPKCAVGVVAAADRAFTASALVQIAGRAGRAADSADDPVVFFTDRYTLALLAAKRQIVMMNGR from the coding sequence ATGAATCTTGCTGGGGCACAATTGACAGAAAATGAACTGATGCGCTTAACCGTTTCTAATATAGCACAGGCCACATCACTGCCAGCGTTGATTCAAGAACACGGGCGCTGGTGTTGCCAACGTTGCGGTGATCGAAAGCCAGTTCAATTGCCTGATGGGCGGTTTTATTGTTCAGCTTGCGTGAGTTTAGGCCGCTTAACAAATCGTGATTTGCTTTACCGCTTTGAACAGCCGCACCGGCCTGTTGGCGACGGCTTATTAACGTGGCACGGGACATTGACGCCTGCCCAGCAAAAAGCGTCAACAGCTTTACAAACGAGTGTTACAGCAGGGGCTGATCATTTGATTTGGGCAGTGACAGGTGCTGGCAAAACCGAGATGCTTTTTCCGACCATTTCACAGATGGTACAACAAGGCAAGCGCGTGGCTATTGTTTCGCCGAGAATTGATGTTATTCGGGAGCTTGCGCCGCGACTGCGAACTGCCTTTGCAACCACCCCCATCGCCGTTCGATATGGCGGTCATTTTGATCAAACTGACAGTGATTTGTTGCTGGCCACCGTGCATCAATTATTACGATTTCATCGGGCTTTTGATCTGATTGTCGTTGATGAGGTCGATGCGTTTCCGATGGCGGGAACACCCATGCTCCATCGGGCTGTTCAAGGTGCCCGGCGTGGACCGGTTGTTTATTTAACGGCAACGCCGGATCGGCCATTGAAGGCGGCGATGCGTAAAGGGTTGATGGTCAGTCGATTGTTTCGTCGATTTCACGGGCACCCTTTGCCAGTTCCAGCGATTCGGTTGATGAATTTTAAAAAATTACCGTCCCAGTTGCCACCTGCCATCGTGAAGTGGGTGCGTGATGTCGTGGCGACAGGGCGGTCATGTTTGCTGTTTGTTCCTAAGATCAGCTGGGCGCCTCAAATTGCTGCGCTTGTTCAACGTAACGGGCTAAGGGTAGCTGGCGTTGCTAGCACGGACCGTCTACGGGCAGAGAAAATAACGGCTTTTCGTCAGCGGCAAATTCAGGTTTTAGTCACGACGACAATTTTGGAACGCGGCGTAACGGTGCCCAAGTGTGCGGTTGGGGTCGTGGCTGCAGCCGATCGGGCATTCACGGCCTCGGCGCTAGTACAGATCGCTGGTCGAGCCGGGCGGGCAGCCGATAGTGCCGACGATCCGGTTGTCTTTTTCACGGATCGCTATACGTTAGCATTGTTAGCGGCCAAACGTCAGATTGTCATGATGAATGGACGGTGA
- a CDS encoding ComF family protein codes for MLHNRALFVYDAAMKQWIYQYKGLGDYRLHDAFQDLIAAQLQNARTLIAIPSESKHYDVRGFDPIQGLFGGLQLQPWLRKSPTAKPQAQKNRRERLQTPQSFTVLVPAAKLNQTKQITLVDDLYTTGRTLYHARDALVAAGFQGTVTAFTLIR; via the coding sequence TTGTTACATAATCGGGCTTTATTTGTTTATGACGCAGCTATGAAACAATGGATTTACCAGTACAAGGGTCTTGGCGATTATCGCTTACACGATGCGTTTCAAGATCTCATTGCTGCACAATTGCAAAATGCTAGGACACTGATCGCCATTCCTAGCGAATCCAAACATTATGATGTGCGGGGATTTGATCCAATTCAGGGACTTTTTGGCGGTTTGCAGCTGCAGCCATGGCTACGTAAATCACCAACGGCCAAACCGCAGGCGCAGAAAAATCGTCGCGAACGATTACAAACGCCGCAAAGCTTTACCGTACTTGTGCCAGCAGCAAAGTTGAATCAAACCAAACAAATTACATTGGTTGACGATTTATATACCACAGGACGGACATTGTATCATGCTCGCGATGCGCTTGTGGCCGCGGGATTTCAGGGCACGGTGACCGCATTTACTTTAATTCGCTGA